CCTGTGTTTTCGTTTTATCTTCTGCTGTAATATTGAGCTGCGCTTTTGTAATTGTCAGTGTGCTGGTTACCTCAGCCGCCGGAGAATAATTTGCCCCTCCTGCCTGATTTGCTCTGATGATTACAGTACCTGATTTTTTAATATTGATCTGATTACCTGCAGTAATCTCAGCAATTGCCGGATCATCTGAGGTATAAACTACTGCGTTCCCGCTAGCTCCGCCAGTAGCTGTTAAAACGATATTGGCATCACCATAAACTGATGAAAGTGTAGAAGGCAAGCCTGTAATTGTCTGTGGAGCTGCGGTTACGGTAATACTTTTTGTAGCAATCCCAGCTTCTGTGGTTGCATTTCCGGGCTCAGTTACTGTGATTACGGCCGTTCCACCTCCTATTATCTTTACAGTACTGCCTGTAAGCTGAAGAATTCCTGCAGGAGCTACCGAATATTGAAAAGCAGTTAAACCTGCGGTACTGTTTGCTGTAAGCGTAAAATCGGGATCACCTACTTTGAATGTAGCAGGAAAAGTATTGGTGAAAGTAAGAGTTTGAGGTGATTTTTGCAGTGCGAGTGTAACTTTAGTTCCATCAATTACTATACCCAAAGTTCCTGCAGAATTACCACCAACTCTTGTTAAAGCAGTTGGCACAGTACCTCCTGGAGTTGCACCATCAGCCCAGACTCCATCCGGCGAAGTATTATAGCCAACAATTGATCCGTCCGCAAGACTCCGCTGCTCAATGCGGCGGATACCATTTGCTTCTGAATTTAATATGATAGTTCCCCAGGTTCCTGATTTTCCGTTTACATTATTAAAATAGAATGCGGAGAGCCCGGATATACCACTGATCTGTTTACTGGCAACACCATCATCTTCAATAAATGTCCCTGCAACCGGCCGGCCTGTTCCCTCTTCATTATCATATAAAAACACCATATTTTTAGCTATACCTGAAGTAGCTGCAGTACTTCTGATTGCAGTAGCAAATTTTGGAGTCCCAGCCACATTTTGGCTCTTACTTACCGCAATCACCACTAAAGGCTGATCATCAGGAGAATGAAGTGTATAGGCAATAGCAGTAAGATCTGTTGCATCAGGATCATTAAGTGATAGCCTGAGAAACACCTTCCCTCTAAAAGAAGCCTTCACTGTTTCCTGTATAAACCATCCGGTATAACTACCATCTGCACCAGCGGTGAAAACTCCATAATCTGACTCCAGTTTACCCAGATCAGCAGAGCCATTCGTATCATTAGACCCGGCAATGGGCGGCATAAAATAATCACCAGCGTTATAATTTGGCGTACCCGGAATCACATTGGCAGGCGGCAGAATATACATGTATCTGGGCGCACTGACATTCGATTCTTTAAGACTGACAATCTTGTTCTCATATCTATAGGTCTTACCTGGCTTTAGCCCTGTAATCTTAGCTCTGAAAGTATAAGGAAACCCACCACTTACGTCACCAAATGTCCCCGTTGGCCCCTCTATGTATTTCGGAAATATCAGCATTTCAAGCTTGGGCTCCTGTCCGAATACCTGTATGGAAAACAAGGTGAATAAAAATAGTAAAAGCTTTTTCATCTATATTAGTTTAAAATGAGTCTGTTTGAGAAGAGCATTATTTGCTCATAAGTGTAGTTACCTTCAGGCTGGATAGATTATCACCTGACAAATAAAGCAGGTAAACATTCTTTGTTTCTACAGGTAAGGTAAATGTACTGGTAGCCAGTACTGTTTGATCTGCACGATCTTTTATCGTCAGCAAAAAATCTTTTACTGGTCTGGAAGCCTGATCTTTTCCCAGTAAAAGTCTTTTAAACCCGGAAAATGAACCGGAAGCATTTAGAAATTCACCTATCTGGATTGGCTGATTTAAATAAGGAATATAAGTAGTTGTAGATACATAGACATTTATCTTATCAGGTAAAAACTTAGAAAAATTAGCCAGGCTGATTTTAATAAATCCAGCATCCGGTTTTTCCTCCTTGTCAAAATTATTCAATTTGGCATCAACGATTCTCAGGACAGAATTGGCATTTGACATGAACATAAAATATGGATGAAGTACAAAGGCTTCCACTGAAATAGAAGTGTCCAGCAGCAATACATCTTCTTCATAGAATCTGAAACGATTCTGACCAGAAACCAAACTAATATTCTGATCTGCATCACTACCTTTTCCACTTAACGGAAATTTATAGTTATCACCCTGTATCACACTGATATTGGCATTAGTACGATCGGTTATAGACACACTGCCAAACCGAGGATCTTTAATCACCTCTCCTTTTGAACAGGAAGAAAGACTAAAAATTATGGAAGTAAATAAAATCAGGTAAAAGATTATTCTCATTGTTTAGGAATAATGAAAGAGCAGTCCCCATAATAACGGGACACTGCTCTTTCATAGATGATAAATTTCTTATTTAATAATCTCAGTATTAAAATATTAGTCCTGAGGAGCAAAGTTAGCCCATCCTGAATTCCAGTCTGAGTAATTTGACTCTAATACAGCACCTTTAGTACTAGCTGCATCACGTGGATATAAATTCAATAATGAATAAGTAGCACGTAAATCTGTAGTATAGAAAGGACTTAAGTTAGCTTCACCATCAGTACCTAAACCGATAAATGCATCAGCACTTGCAGATGCAAGAGTTGAGTTTACGCTTCCAGTTAATGAAACTGCAGTTGCAGGAGAGAATACTGTTGTGTATGAATGTACAATGTTATTAGTGAAACCACCAGCAGTTGCATTAGTTTCAGTTCCGCTTTGGAATTCAGCACCTGTATTGTAACCAGCAATGATTGAATTAGTGATTGAAAGATCAGAATTTCTTCTCCAACGGTTACCAGCACGTAATCCTGTGTTAGCACTTGAATATCCAAGTAAAGTGAAGTTTGAATAAGTTGGTTTTGTTCTAGGTGAAGCTGTTGAACCAGTTCCGTCGTTATCAGACTCAATACCATTTGAATCAGAAACACCACCACTTGTACTATGAGTAGATTGTGGATCTTTTAAACTGATTGCATATTGAATAGTTCCTGAATAACCGAAATCAGTATCAAAATCATCATCATCGTTACCTAAAGCGATCAGATATTTTGGACTAACTGTACCACCAAAGAATTCAAATGCATCATCAGCACCAAAAGATACCTGTACGTGATCGATAGTAGTTCCTGAACCAACTCCACCCATAGTTAAACCATTGATTTCATTGTTTGGAGCTAATAAATAACCAGCATACTCAATACGTACATACTGAAGTTTACCTGAATTATCAGCAGGTACATTTCCACCGTAAGTAAGGTCTACTCCTAATGAAACACCATTTGCATCATAACCTGGTAAACCTTCAATAACTGTTGTAGATGGTTTGTTGGTAGTTGAATTACCTAATATAATTACACCACCGAAATCACCTGCAGCACGTGAACCTTTAGCTTTTGGAGTTGTAAATACGATCGGATTTGATGGAGTACCAACTGCATCAATTTTAGATCCTCTTGTAATTACCAATACTCCTGCGATTGAGTTAACTACTGAAGTTGAAGGATCAACTTTGTAATTTACTTTTTCTCCTGTAGTGATGATAGTACCTGGTTTAATAGTAAGTTTTGCTCCGCCAGTCACATAAACTACACCATTTAATTTGTAAACTTTTCCAGGACTTAGTGTTCTGTTTGCGGTAATATTACCGGTGATTACAGAATCCGCTCCAGGAAAAGGCCCGCCAGCGCCAGTTGAACGATCAAAATTTCCATCATTACTTTTTTTACAGCCTGCGACTGCGAATGCGGCAATTGCTACAATTGCGATCGCTTGTTTTGTGAATTTTTTCATTGTTTTTTTTAAATGGTTTATGGTTTTTTATTATGTAATAAAGTTAACAGTTCAGTGTTTTTATAAGTACTATTTTATGTTAAGTTTTTATTAATAATTAATTGACTAAAAGATATTTACAAAAATTACATACAGTAACAGTTGATATTTTAACATCAACGAATAACCAGTCTGTCCTGGATTTTTTTCTTCTAGAATTTATAGGTAAATGCCATACTTACATTGGTACCTGATTTAACCTGGTAAGTGATTTTATCACCGTCACTTTCTTTATATTTATCTGTATGTCCTTCCTTTAAAGTATAAGGTGTATCTCCGCCGCCGCCATCATATCCGTTGATATTTTTATAAAAACGGGTTTGAGCATTCAGCAGATTGGAAATATTCAGTTTCAATTCCCCTCTTTGTTTAAAAAGCCTGGTGAATACCTGAAAATCAATTAGATCCCGCCCCATTTCATACTCAATTTCCAAAGGGCTGAAATGTATTGTATTGGTTCTGTATCCTGATTTGTTATAAACTACGTTTACACCGTATTTATCCTGAGTATAAGATAAACCAACATTCACAATCCATGGAGACTGGCCATAAAGGGCTCTCTTTGATTTAACTTCTTTAACAATTTCATTATTGGCTCCTTCATAACTAAGTGCAACTACATTGGATTTAATAATAGTTCCGTTTCCAAAAACAGAAAGATTACGCAGCCATTGTTTGTCTGCAATAAAACCCAGTGACTTTCTGACCTCCATTTCCAATCCGTAGTTAACAGCAGATTTCTGGTTTTGGAATGCATACTGATCTACCGCCATATCCTGAATAAACACCAGCTCAATTGGCTTATCAAAATGTTTATAAAATCCTGATAAAGAAACAATTTCACCCGGAGAAGGATACCACTCCAGTCTTAAATCTGTATTATTAATCTGTGTACTTTTCACATTGGAACCTCTGATCCTGGCATCAAGAATCGGATCGTATAAATTAAAAACAGAAGTCTCTCTGAAATCCGGTCTGACTAAAGTGGTAGCATACGACCCTCTGATATTGATATTATCTGTGATACTGTAGGTTACATTTACTGAAGGAAGAAATTTCTTATTATCATCTGTATTGGTTTCTGCATCCTTCGTTTTCAATTGGGTATTGGAAAGTTTATAAGCATCATACCTGACTCCATAAACCAGTCTTAATTTTTTTAAGAGATGCTGATCCAGCATTACGTAGGCACTCTGAGAATTTGCCTTACCAGTAAACTGGCCACCCATATCATCAGGAACACTATAAAAGGCCTGAGTTGCGCCACTACCAACTTTATCCGGAGCAAGACTATATTCATAAGGAGCAACAAACAGAATTGGATTTACTGCATTGTAGATCTCAATAGTATAGTTGGAAAGATTTCTTTTTTTATAAAAGCCGCTATAACCAACTTTAACTAAGCTTTTATCATTCATAAAGTCAAAAGACCGGCTTAGATTAACTCCCCAGTTATAGTCCTTTTCTCTTGTATCTGTGTACAAACGATAATCAGGGTTACCATCGTTCTGCTGGGAGTTTGCAACCAGATAACGTTGAAAATAAGGAACTCCATTTACTGAACCAGACCCAAACGCTGTGAATTTACGTCTGTCATCTATAGTCTGACTTACATTTGTAAAAGAGCCGTTCCAGGTTAGCTTAATCCCCGATTCTCCTAAAGTATGTTCTCCTTCCAGTTTATGCTGCAAAACTGTCGTGTTCTTTGGATCCTGAATATTGAACTGTCTTCTGTATTCTGGTCCCGTCTTCTGCTCATCTGTAGGATCCCTGCTTTCTGAGGTAATGAAATCATTGTTATATACATGAGAATACATATTTCTGAATCCCAGCTTAAATCCTTTACCTTGAATACCAAGATTTAATAAGGCACTTATAGTGGAATTGTATTTATAGATTTTCCCATTCTGACGAATATTTACACTATCAATTGATGAAGGCGTAAATCCCCCTCTGGTACTTATGAAATCATTAATTTCCTGACTGTTACGTAAGGTAGCCCCTCCTACAAATCCAAAACTCAGTCCGTCTTTCAATGAATAAACCCGGCCAAAAGATAAACGATAATTCTGATTCGGCTCAAAACCATAACGATACAACCTGAATCCTTCCGGATCAAAAGCTTTACTTTGAGCAATCATATAATCCGGTGGCAAACCATTACGATCCCAGCTTCTTAAGCCTAATGGCAATTTGTGACTGTTATCCATAAAGCCAAAAACTTCAGCTCCACCACGTTTTCCAGCCTGCCTGAAATCTTTACCAATGGTATTGGTATTATAACCTGTTCCAATCTGAAACTGTGTAAAATTTTGTACAGGAATATCTAAGGTATTTACAATCACTTGTCCTCCGGCAAATTCTGAAGACAAATCCGGCGTAGCAGTTTTATTGACTACGATGTTACTTACCATCTCTGCCGGGATTGCATCAAAAGAGAAATTTCGGCGGTTCATATCGGTACTTGGCTGTGTTACCCCATCAATTTGCGCCTGGTTATACCGATCACTTAATCCTCGTACCACAACATACCGGTTATCTACTACATTTAAACCACTTACACGTTTAAGGATGGCCCCGACATTATTATCAGGAGTTCGTGAGATCTGTGCTGCTGAAATCCCGTCGGTAATACCAGCTGCATTTTTCTGTTTTGCATACAAACCTGCTGCAGAAGCTTTTTGATAACCCGAAGTGACTACAACTTCTTTTAATGCATTAGCCGAAGGTTTCATAGCGATATCCAGCTTCGTGATTCCCCCGGCTTTTATTTGCACACCCGTAATTTTTTGTGTCTGATAAGAAATATAACTGATCTCCAGCGTATAAGTTCCCGGAGGAAGTGACAGCGTATAAGTTCCATCAATTGCACTTTGCATTCCTGAACCTAATTCTACAACTCTGATACTGGCACTTGGAAAAGTCTCACCTTTTTCATCGCTGACTGTGCCGGTAATTTTTCCCGGCTCCGGCTTTTTTACCGGATGCTTTACAATTAAACGGACTGAAATATTTGAGTTTAGTATAGAAAAGTCAAGATTAGTCTTTTTTTCAAGATCATCCAGAACCTGTTTAAGGGGTAAATGATTATAGCTAATGTTCTGTAACTGAATCCCTCCCATCTGAGCAGGATCAAAGACAAAAGTAAAGGAAGATTGTTTGTCCAGCTCTTTTAATAAAGCCTGAGCAGTACAGTTTTTATAACTCAGGGTAACAGTTGCATTAAGGTTCTGAGCTTTGGAAGTATTATAAAATGATAGTAAAATAACAAGGAAACTAATGAGTAATAAGGGTTTAATAGGATATACTGTATATTTTTTTTTGGACAGTAAATATATAATCATACTTTTGGAATGGTTTATTGCGCCTGTGAATCGTAATTTATCATTGTTTTTTGCCGGTCTTACCGGTAATCAGGAGAAGTACTGCCGCCAGCGGTACTTCTCTTTTTTTTGTACATCGTACATGGTCTATTAAGCGCTCAATTCATAATAACATACCCCTCAGGGATTTTTTTAAACTTTAAATGGTGAGTAAATAAAAGCGTATGGATTACATCTTTAACAGGTTCATTTCTAAATCTGCCACTAATTGCAAAACCTTTCAGGTCTTCTTTATCAAATTGCAGGGTAATATTGTAATAAGAGGCTATACGGGCTAAAGCTTCTGTCAGACTGGTATTATCAAACTCCAGCGTACCATCTTCTGTATAAGATTTGATTTCTCCTGCCGCAGCAAATACACCCTTTGTCCCTTTATTACCAATCTGACTATATTGCTGACCAGGAATAAGCCTCAAAGGCGCAAAACCTTTCTCCTTACTTCCTATTTCAACTTTACCAGTGTATAAACGTACTTTCTCCAGCTGATAGGCTTTGTAATTTTCTACGGTGAAAGAGGTACCTAAAGCTGTAGTAGATAATCTGGCAGAATAAACAGTAAATGGTCTGTGCTTATCTTTTGCAATTTCAAAGAAACCTTTTCCTCTGACCAGAAACACTTTACGGTTGTTTGGAGCAAACGAAGCCGGGTATTTGAATACCGAACCGGAATTAAGCGTAACAACGGAATGATCTGCCAGTGTTATAATCTTCACTGACCCGACAGGTACACTCACGGTAGTATAGATGGATTGCTGCTTCAGATTCTCTGTCTTACGATAAGTTAAATACCCTATTGCAGACACCAATAGTAAAGAAGCTGCTACAGCCAGTCTTACAAAAAGTTTGAATACAGATCTTCCTTTAACCTGTGGAACTATCACAGGTTCTTCTGCTATTAAAGGTTTTTCTGCTTTAACGAATTCGCTGATCATTACCGGTTCTTCTACTGCAGGCATAAGATTCTGATAGTCATTATCAAATTCTCCATTTTCTACCAGCAGGAAAAATGCATCCAGTTCTGCTGCATTCAATTCCTTTTCAAGAAACCTACGGTATAGATTCTTTTTCTCACTCGACTTCATACTACTATATACTATCAGGTGGGATACTTAGGGGGGATGATAATTAAAAATAATTATCCAGAGAAAAAAGAAGGGGTAAAAGAAGGTACAGATAATCGGCTGCATCAGCAAGCTTGCTCAGATCTCTCTTAGCTAAACTCATATGTTCTTTGATCGTTTCCTTACTCACTGAAAGCATATTGGCAGCCTCAGCATAAGTGAACCCATCAATTTTACACAATTCAAAAGTTTGCCTTCTTTTGGAAGGTATCCTGCCCATAATTTTACGAAGCAAAGCGAGATCCATTGCTGCAGTAATTGCCACATGCTGACTAGCCTCTTCCTGAGCAGAAAGGTAACGGCTGCGAAAAACACTCTTCATCTTCTGATCAGTTAGCATACGCTTTAACCAGGTAAAAGTCACGTTTTTTGTAATCGTAAAAAGATATGGTTTGATTTCCCTTTCAGGGTCAAGATTTTCACGTGCCTCCCATAGACGCAAAAAAACGTCACTGGTTAATTCATCAGCCAGTTCAGCAGAACGGGTATGCTGTAGACAGTAAGATCTTATATCTTTATAATACAGCCTGTAAATCTGGGTAAAAGCATATTCATTACCATTAATGAAATCCTGAATGATACCTTTTGTCAACACTGTCATACTGTACAAATCTAAGTTTCAAAATGATGTAGTATATAAACCACAGATTAATAAAATGTTAACTTAAATGAATATATATTAATAAGGTCTTGTAATAGTCAGACTTGATTTCAAATCAACAGGAACCCGGGAATCATAGATTACTCTAGGTTTTTCAGCAACCGATTCAACTTTCAACCGGCTTGTTGTCGTAACAGTACTTCTTTCCAGACAACTCTGAACTAGCGGATCTGCGGGATCACCAAAAGGCTTCAGCGGAAGCGAGGACAATTCATCAGCCAGCTGATCAGGCATCAGCCCATTACTATAATCCCCTTTACCAGCAGCATTAAATAGCTTAAAAATCATTGGATAGATTTCCCATTTGGGTACAATCTGCGGATTCCTGTAATCTTTAATTACAAAACTGGCCATATCCTTTCCAAGAGTCTGCTGTCCGGATTGAATAACGGTTATATAAGGTCTGAGAGAATTGATCAGTAATTCTGCTGCCGATGCAGTATGAGTTCCTGTTAAAATAAAAACCCTGTTCAGCCCCAGACGATAACCGGAAAGCTCTATGAAATCTGTACGCAAAGCTCCCTGGAGTCTCTGTATTTCTGTGCCGAAACTACTTTTTCTGGAACCTGCTTTCGAATTACCACGGTATTCAACAAATAATGCTCCTGTGGTTGTATTAGATGCAATCATTGTCGCTAACGCAGCTGCAACTGGTACACTCCCCCCCGGATTATAGCGCATATCCAGGATAAGTTCCTGCGCATGTTGTTCTTTGAAATAGGTAAAGGCCTTTTTTATTTGAGCCAGAGCAGCATCTTCAAAGGAATTCAAAAATAGATAGGCATAGTTTTTTCCAGCAGATTGAAAAACCTTATAAGTATAAACCGGATCTTCAGAATTAGTTAATCTGGAAATTCTGACAACACCTGTCTTTCCTTCAATTTCCAGATCAGCACTTTGCTGTGCAATGCTGTTTGAAGTCAGGACTGCTATATTATCTGCAGTAGGTATTGTTCCATTAATTGTTTTAATCATATCTCCTCTGACAAGACCTTTACCAGCTGCTCTGGAATCTGGTACAACAAGACTAACCACAGTCTGTACCTTTCCACTTCCGGTTTGTAAAGTAATCCAGTCAAACCCTAATATATGCACTAGAGAAGGAGGATAACTTTCAGGAAAGTCGGGGTTTACCAGCGCAGAAAAACGATCTGATCCGTTTTTTATTCCTTTAAAAAAAGTTACGGGATCAACTGCAAGACTGGGGTTTGCCGGCAAACTTGTATTCCAGTAATAATAAACTTTCATACTATCCAGTATCCAGGAGTTGATATTTTCCTGACTACCGGCAGGATAATCTGGTTTATTTTCTGATTTTCTGCAACCATACAGAGAGAAAACCAAGAAATATAATAGCAGCGTTTTGATAAACAGAGAGCATGTTTTCATAAAAACGTTATCATCGGTGTGTGGTAAAAGTAACCGCTCTGTGTAAAGTTTATATTAAGATAAAAACATATAATCCTGCTAAAAGGCATTACTACATCTCTTTAGCACATTATCATTATATTCGTCATATTTATTTAACAGCGTATTTTAAGCAGAAACAATGAACAGATTTAGCACGATTAACATCAAAGTCGGAAAAACCAGTATTACAATCCTTTTTCTTTTATTTTTAAACACACAACTTTTTTCACAGCATCTTATTATCGGAACTTATAATCTGCGTAATGATAACCAGGGTGACATTGGAAATTTATGGGTACAGAGAGCACCGGTTGTAGCTAATCTATTACGTTTCCATCAATTTGATATATTCGGAATCCAGGAAGGATTTAAGAACCAGCTAGAGGATATCAATACTGCTTTACCAGAATATGCACATTATGGTAAAGGACGTGATGATGGAAAAGAAGGCGGCGAACATTCTTCTGTTTTCTTTAGAAAAGATAAATTCAAACTGATCAAAGCTGGTGACTTCTGGTTATCTGAGACACCTGATAAACCCGGACTGGGCTGGGATGCCACCTGCTGCAACAGAATTTGTACATGGGTCGAACTTCAGGATATAAAAAGCGGTCGCAGATTCTTCTATTTCAATGCTCATTTTGATCATCAGGGGAAAATTGCAAGGGTAGAAAGCAGTAAACTGATAGTCCGTAAAATGAAAGAGATAGCCGGGAATGAACCTGCTGTATTTACAGGTGACCTGAACGGTGGGCAAGATAGTGAATGGTACTTAACACTGGCTAAATCAGGTTACCTGAAAGACACTTATAATCAGGTTGCCCATCCTTATGTAAACAATCCTTCTTTTAATGAATTTGGTAAACACCTGGAAGGAACTGAAATTATAGATCATGTTTTCGTAACCAAAGATTTTAAAGCAGACAGATGGGGTATTTTAACAGATTCCTATCATGGTAAGTACCCATCTGATCACTTCCCGGTTTTGGTGGAAGTAACTATTAAAAAGTAGTATTTTGTGTATGGATTCACGTAGAGACTTTATTAAAAAAGCAGCACTCCTTTCCGGAGGTGCTGCTATAATCAATACATTACCGCCTGTAATTCAACGGGCACTGGCAATTGACCCTGCTGCCGGCAGTACTTTTTACGATGCTGAACATGTCGTTTTCTTAATGCAGGAAAACCGCTCTTTTGATCATGAATTCGGTATGCTGCAAGGTGTGAGAGGTTTTAATGATCCAAGGGCAATTGATCTGCCCAATAAAAATAAAGTCTGGCTCCAATCTAACAGGAATGGTGATACCTATGCTCCTTTTCATTTGAGTATAAAAGATACCAAGGTTGCCTGGATGGGCTATTTACCGCATAACTGGACTGATCAGACAGATGCCAGAAACGACGGAAAATATGACCAATGGCTTAATGTAAAAGAGTCTCCAAATACCACCTATGCACATATGCCTCTTACTATTGGATATTGTAAACGGGAAGATTTTCCTTTCTATTATTCATTGGCAGATGCCTTTACAGTGTGCGACCAGAATTTTTGTTCGGCCATTGCCGGCACACATCCCAACCGTTACTACTGGATGACAGGAACAGTTCGTGAAAAGAACAGTGCAGAAGGAATGGCACATTTGTGGAATATCAGTAATTACGACAAGCCCACTTTAAACTGGAAAACATATCCGGAGCGTTTAGAAGAAAATAATGTTTCCTGGAAAATATACCAGAACGAACTGACACTGGGTTTTGGCCTTAATGGCGAGTCAAATGCCTGGTTAAGTAATTTTGGCACTAATGTGATGGAATATTTCGAGCAGTATAACGTCCGCTATCATCCAGGCGCAATCGCTAATCTGAAAGAGAAGAAAGAAGCTCTACTCGCACAAATTGCAGTAGCAGATCAAAAAAATCTGTCCCTGGAAGAGCAGAAAAAATTTGAAGCACTCAAAAGATTGCTCAGCAAAATTGAAAAAGAAGAGCAGGAATATACACTGGCTAATTATGAAGCACTGTCAGAAAAATCCAGAAACATGAGTGCCAGAGCCTTTGGAATTAATTCCGGCGATCCCGACTTCCATACACTGAATGCTTTAAAATATAATGAGAATGGAACGGCTAGGGAGCTGAATATCCCAAAAGGTGACATTCTGGATCAGTTCAGAAAAGATACAGATAATGACGCCCTTCCAACCGTTTCCTGGTTAATGACTCCTGCAAATTTTTCAGACCACCCGGGTGTACCCTGGTTCGGTTCGTGGTTTGTAAGCGAAGTAATCGGAATTCTGACCAAAAACCCGGAAATATGGAAAAAGACAATTTTCATTCTTACTTATGATGAAAACGATGGTTACTTTGATCATATCCCACCTTATGTACCTCCACATCCTTACAAAGAACATTCTG
This portion of the Pedobacter lusitanus genome encodes:
- a CDS encoding phosphocholine-specific phospholipase C, which gives rise to MDSRRDFIKKAALLSGGAAIINTLPPVIQRALAIDPAAGSTFYDAEHVVFLMQENRSFDHEFGMLQGVRGFNDPRAIDLPNKNKVWLQSNRNGDTYAPFHLSIKDTKVAWMGYLPHNWTDQTDARNDGKYDQWLNVKESPNTTYAHMPLTIGYCKREDFPFYYSLADAFTVCDQNFCSAIAGTHPNRYYWMTGTVREKNSAEGMAHLWNISNYDKPTLNWKTYPERLEENNVSWKIYQNELTLGFGLNGESNAWLSNFGTNVMEYFEQYNVRYHPGAIANLKEKKEALLAQIAVADQKNLSLEEQKKFEALKRLLSKIEKEEQEYTLANYEALSEKSRNMSARAFGINSGDPDFHTLNALKYNENGTARELNIPKGDILDQFRKDTDNDALPTVSWLMTPANFSDHPGVPWFGSWFVSEVIGILTKNPEIWKKTIFILTYDENDGYFDHIPPYVPPHPYKEHSGKVSANIDPKLDFATKDYQTNPSMKEDRIRESQIGLGYRVPMVIVSPWTRGGYVCSEVFDHTSSLQFLETFLEKKLNKKITEENITPWRRTVCGDLTSAFRPYNGEKIEQPQLLEKTDFIEKIYSSKFRELPDNYKKLTAEEISLINKNPAASAYFPKQEKGVRPACPLPYELYVNGSRQQNSFSISFSASDQSFGKKSAGSPFTVYAMNPYQQEVLRSWDYTVAAGDTLQDEWLLNNFPEGKYHLRVYGPNGFFREFSGDDKNPLLTVSCSYEKDKLSPLKLSGNIIVTISNHGKQTQDVEIRDISYKTGNKILKVKANSKASLILDLTKSYNWYDFSIVIAGNTLFMERFAGKVENGTITKTDPLMGNVING